A portion of the Meleagris gallopavo isolate NT-WF06-2002-E0010 breed Aviagen turkey brand Nicholas breeding stock chromosome 16, Turkey_5.1, whole genome shotgun sequence genome contains these proteins:
- the LOC100550711 gene encoding hexosaminidase D-like isoform X2 has translation MAFQRSHKLNLLRIAVLLLVALAGIKFLFRDSLTLQLHKHISKDSTFWGDARDSGPQSQAVEVQPAKIMAPRQGPKQQFPKDLSATEMRLVHLDLKGAAPRVSYLEQLFPLLSRLGANGILIEYEDMFPFKGELEVLKSPYAYSEEDVEWIQQLAELHKLEVVPLVQTFGHVEFILKHPKYQHLREVERFPNSFNPHVPDTLALLKVILSQVMEKHRRSSWIHIGADEVFHLGEGKDSRNWMSRNKGDTGTIYLKHIKEVLDFISTQYRGLRVLMWDDMLRKISVGALQESGIAKHVSPVVWFYAPDFDAEQIGQFITKYLESGFEAVWFASAFKGTTGPTQSWPPLSSHLKNQLSWLRVREAMPRFAPLRFQGIVLTGWQRYDHYSVLCELLPVGIPSLAICLQTVVNGGFTEETRRKVLEVLGFQNMQLEQSTCEGRGVFPGAEIYHMVEQVNRQLKESITKMLEEESAIKGWFSPYHRKHQFGNPRNMESFGSKVLKLHEDWESFVRDLRARLEGIYFPDTVEEWMEENVNPYLDPLRDLVRDYRAIIRLNAQPKAP, from the exons ATGGCCTTCCAGCGGAGCCACAAGCTGAACCTGCTGCGCATTGCCGTGCTGCTCCTCGTGGCCTTGGCTGGCATCAAGTTCCTCTTCCGTGACAG CTTAACCCTGCAGCTGCACAAGCACATCAGCAAGGACAGCACGTTCTGGGGGGATGCGCGGGACTCTGGCCCCCAGAGCCAGGCTGTGGAGGTCCAACCTGCAAAGATCATGGCCCCAAGGCAGGGACCTAAGCAGCAGTTCCCCAAGGACCTCAGTGCCACCGAGATGAGGCTCGTTCACCTGGACTTGAAGGGAGCTGCTCCCAGGGTCTCCTATCTGGAGCAG TTGTTCCCACTCCTGTCCCGGCTGGGAGCTAACGGGATCCTGATCGAATACGAGGATATGTTCCCCTTCAAGGGGGAGCTGGAGGTCCTCAAGTCCCCCTATGCTTACAG TGAGGAGGACGTTGAGTGGAtccagcagctggcagagctcCACAAGCTGGAGGTGGTTCCCCTGGTGCAGACCTTCGGTCACGTGGAG TTCATCCTCAAACACCCCAAGTACCAGCACCTGCGGGAGGTGGAGCGCTTCCCCAACAGCTTCAATCCCCATGTTCCAGACACCCTGGCATTGCTCAAGGTCATCCTATCACAGGTGATGGAGAAGCACAGGCGCTCCTCGTGGATCCACATTGGTGCAGATGAG GTGTTCCACCTCGGAGAGGGGAAGGACTCCAGGAATTGGATGAGCCGCAACAAGGGTGACACAGGAACCATATACCTGAAGCACATTAAGGAGGTGCTGGACTTCATCTCCACACAGTACCGGGGACTGCGGGTGCTCATGTGGGACGACATGCTGAGGAAGATCAGTGtgggagccctgcagg AGTCTGGGATAGCAAAGCATGTCTCACCTGTGGTGTGGTTCTATGCACCTGACTTCGACGCAGAGCAGATTG ggcagtTCATCACCAAGTACCTGGAGAGCGGCTTTGAGGCCGTGTGGTTTGCCAGTGCCTTCAAAGGCACCACCGGCCCAACACAGAGCTGGCCTCCGCTGAGCTCCCACCTGAAGAACCAGCTCAGCTGGCTGCGGGTGCGTGAGGCCATGCCGCGTTTTGCCCCGCTGCGCTTCCAGGGCATTGTCCTCACCGGGTGGCAGAG GTACGACCACTATTCAGTGCTGTGTGAGCTGCTGCCTGTTGGCATTCCCTCCCTGGCCATATGCCTCCAGACCGTGGTGAATG GGGGATTCACGGAAGAGACGCGGAGGAAGGTGCTGGAGGTGTTGGGCTTCCAGAAcatgcagctggagcagagcacaTG TGAAGGAAGGGGAGTGTTCCCTGGGGCAGAAATCTATCACATGGTGGAGCAGGTGAACAGACAGCTGAAGGAGAGCATCACCAAAATGCTGGAGGAGGAAAG TGCCATCAAGGGCTGGTTCAGCCCTTACCACCGCAAGCACCAGTTTGGCAATCCTCGCAACATGGAGAGCTTTGGCAGCAAGGTGCTCAA GCTCCATGAGGACTGGGAGAGCTTTGTCCGGGACCTGCGTGCCCGCCTGGAGGGTATCTACTTCCCTGACACAGTGGAGGAGTGGATGGAGGAGAATGTCAACCCCTACCTGGACCCTCTGCGGGACCTGGTCCGGGACTACCGTGCCATCATCCGCCTCAACGCCCAGCCCAAGGCACCTTAG
- the LOC100550711 gene encoding hexosaminidase D-like isoform X3 — protein MAPRQGPKQQFPKDLSATEMRLVHLDLKGAAPRVSYLEQLFPLLSRLGANGILIEYEDMFPFKGELEVLKSPYAYSEEDVEWIQQLAELHKLEVVPLVQTFGHVEFILKHPKYQHLREVERFPNSFNPHVPDTLALLKVILSQVMEKHRRSSWIHIGADEVFHLGEGKDSRNWMSRNKGDTGTIYLKHIKEVLDFISTQYRGLRVLMWDDMLRKISVGALQESGIAKHVSPVVWFYAPDFDAEQIGQFITKYLESGFEAVWFASAFKGTTGPTQSWPPLSSHLKNQLSWLRVREAMPRFAPLRFQGIVLTGWQRYDHYSVLCELLPVGIPSLAICLQTVVNGGFTEETRRKVLEVLGFQNMQLEQSTCEGRGVFPGAEIYHMVEQVNRQLKESITKMLEEESAIKGWFSPYHRKHQFGNPRNMESFGSKVLKLHEDWESFVRDLRARLEGIYFPDTVEEWMEENVNPYLDPLRDLVRDYRAIIRLNAQPKAP, from the exons ATGGCCCCAAGGCAGGGACCTAAGCAGCAGTTCCCCAAGGACCTCAGTGCCACCGAGATGAGGCTCGTTCACCTGGACTTGAAGGGAGCTGCTCCCAGGGTCTCCTATCTGGAGCAG TTGTTCCCACTCCTGTCCCGGCTGGGAGCTAACGGGATCCTGATCGAATACGAGGATATGTTCCCCTTCAAGGGGGAGCTGGAGGTCCTCAAGTCCCCCTATGCTTACAG TGAGGAGGACGTTGAGTGGAtccagcagctggcagagctcCACAAGCTGGAGGTGGTTCCCCTGGTGCAGACCTTCGGTCACGTGGAG TTCATCCTCAAACACCCCAAGTACCAGCACCTGCGGGAGGTGGAGCGCTTCCCCAACAGCTTCAATCCCCATGTTCCAGACACCCTGGCATTGCTCAAGGTCATCCTATCACAGGTGATGGAGAAGCACAGGCGCTCCTCGTGGATCCACATTGGTGCAGATGAG GTGTTCCACCTCGGAGAGGGGAAGGACTCCAGGAATTGGATGAGCCGCAACAAGGGTGACACAGGAACCATATACCTGAAGCACATTAAGGAGGTGCTGGACTTCATCTCCACACAGTACCGGGGACTGCGGGTGCTCATGTGGGACGACATGCTGAGGAAGATCAGTGtgggagccctgcagg AGTCTGGGATAGCAAAGCATGTCTCACCTGTGGTGTGGTTCTATGCACCTGACTTCGACGCAGAGCAGATTG ggcagtTCATCACCAAGTACCTGGAGAGCGGCTTTGAGGCCGTGTGGTTTGCCAGTGCCTTCAAAGGCACCACCGGCCCAACACAGAGCTGGCCTCCGCTGAGCTCCCACCTGAAGAACCAGCTCAGCTGGCTGCGGGTGCGTGAGGCCATGCCGCGTTTTGCCCCGCTGCGCTTCCAGGGCATTGTCCTCACCGGGTGGCAGAG GTACGACCACTATTCAGTGCTGTGTGAGCTGCTGCCTGTTGGCATTCCCTCCCTGGCCATATGCCTCCAGACCGTGGTGAATG GGGGATTCACGGAAGAGACGCGGAGGAAGGTGCTGGAGGTGTTGGGCTTCCAGAAcatgcagctggagcagagcacaTG TGAAGGAAGGGGAGTGTTCCCTGGGGCAGAAATCTATCACATGGTGGAGCAGGTGAACAGACAGCTGAAGGAGAGCATCACCAAAATGCTGGAGGAGGAAAG TGCCATCAAGGGCTGGTTCAGCCCTTACCACCGCAAGCACCAGTTTGGCAATCCTCGCAACATGGAGAGCTTTGGCAGCAAGGTGCTCAA GCTCCATGAGGACTGGGAGAGCTTTGTCCGGGACCTGCGTGCCCGCCTGGAGGGTATCTACTTCCCTGACACAGTGGAGGAGTGGATGGAGGAGAATGTCAACCCCTACCTGGACCCTCTGCGGGACCTGGTCCGGGACTACCGTGCCATCATCCGCCTCAACGCCCAGCCCAAGGCACCTTAG
- the LOC100550711 gene encoding hexosaminidase D-like isoform X1: MAFQRSHKLNLLRIAVLLLVALAGIKFLFRDSLTLQLHKHISKDSTFWGDARDSGPQSQAVEVQPAKIMAPRQGPKQQFPKDLSATEMRLVHLDLKGAAPRVSYLEQLFPLLSRLGANGILIEYEDMFPFKGELEVLKSPYAYSEEDVEWIQQLAELHKLEVVPLVQTFGHVEFILKHPKYQHLREVERFPNSFNPHVPDTLALLKVILSQVMEKHRRSSWIHIGADEVFHLGEGKDSRNWMSRNKGDTGTIYLKHIKEVLDFISTQYRGLRVLMWDDMLRKISVGALQESGIAKHVSPVVWFYAPDFDAEQIGQFITKYLESGFEAVWFASAFKGTTGPTQSWPPLSSHLKNQLSWLRVREAMPRFAPLRFQGIVLTGWQRYDHYSVLCELLPVGIPSLAICLQTVVNGELPLPPLSTLQHPWGLHPSVLAWSSPGGFTEETRRKVLEVLGFQNMQLEQSTCEGRGVFPGAEIYHMVEQVNRQLKESITKMLEEESAIKGWFSPYHRKHQFGNPRNMESFGSKVLKLHEDWESFVRDLRARLEGIYFPDTVEEWMEENVNPYLDPLRDLVRDYRAIIRLNAQPKAP; the protein is encoded by the exons ATGGCCTTCCAGCGGAGCCACAAGCTGAACCTGCTGCGCATTGCCGTGCTGCTCCTCGTGGCCTTGGCTGGCATCAAGTTCCTCTTCCGTGACAG CTTAACCCTGCAGCTGCACAAGCACATCAGCAAGGACAGCACGTTCTGGGGGGATGCGCGGGACTCTGGCCCCCAGAGCCAGGCTGTGGAGGTCCAACCTGCAAAGATCATGGCCCCAAGGCAGGGACCTAAGCAGCAGTTCCCCAAGGACCTCAGTGCCACCGAGATGAGGCTCGTTCACCTGGACTTGAAGGGAGCTGCTCCCAGGGTCTCCTATCTGGAGCAG TTGTTCCCACTCCTGTCCCGGCTGGGAGCTAACGGGATCCTGATCGAATACGAGGATATGTTCCCCTTCAAGGGGGAGCTGGAGGTCCTCAAGTCCCCCTATGCTTACAG TGAGGAGGACGTTGAGTGGAtccagcagctggcagagctcCACAAGCTGGAGGTGGTTCCCCTGGTGCAGACCTTCGGTCACGTGGAG TTCATCCTCAAACACCCCAAGTACCAGCACCTGCGGGAGGTGGAGCGCTTCCCCAACAGCTTCAATCCCCATGTTCCAGACACCCTGGCATTGCTCAAGGTCATCCTATCACAGGTGATGGAGAAGCACAGGCGCTCCTCGTGGATCCACATTGGTGCAGATGAG GTGTTCCACCTCGGAGAGGGGAAGGACTCCAGGAATTGGATGAGCCGCAACAAGGGTGACACAGGAACCATATACCTGAAGCACATTAAGGAGGTGCTGGACTTCATCTCCACACAGTACCGGGGACTGCGGGTGCTCATGTGGGACGACATGCTGAGGAAGATCAGTGtgggagccctgcagg AGTCTGGGATAGCAAAGCATGTCTCACCTGTGGTGTGGTTCTATGCACCTGACTTCGACGCAGAGCAGATTG ggcagtTCATCACCAAGTACCTGGAGAGCGGCTTTGAGGCCGTGTGGTTTGCCAGTGCCTTCAAAGGCACCACCGGCCCAACACAGAGCTGGCCTCCGCTGAGCTCCCACCTGAAGAACCAGCTCAGCTGGCTGCGGGTGCGTGAGGCCATGCCGCGTTTTGCCCCGCTGCGCTTCCAGGGCATTGTCCTCACCGGGTGGCAGAG GTACGACCACTATTCAGTGCTGTGTGAGCTGCTGCCTGTTGGCATTCCCTCCCTGGCCATATGCCTCCAGACCGTGGTGAATGGTGAGCTCCCTCTTCCCCCTCTTTCCACACTGCAGCATCCTTGGGGGCTTCACCCCTCTGTTTTGGCGTGGTCCTCTCCAGGGGGATTCACGGAAGAGACGCGGAGGAAGGTGCTGGAGGTGTTGGGCTTCCAGAAcatgcagctggagcagagcacaTG TGAAGGAAGGGGAGTGTTCCCTGGGGCAGAAATCTATCACATGGTGGAGCAGGTGAACAGACAGCTGAAGGAGAGCATCACCAAAATGCTGGAGGAGGAAAG TGCCATCAAGGGCTGGTTCAGCCCTTACCACCGCAAGCACCAGTTTGGCAATCCTCGCAACATGGAGAGCTTTGGCAGCAAGGTGCTCAA GCTCCATGAGGACTGGGAGAGCTTTGTCCGGGACCTGCGTGCCCGCCTGGAGGGTATCTACTTCCCTGACACAGTGGAGGAGTGGATGGAGGAGAATGTCAACCCCTACCTGGACCCTCTGCGGGACCTGGTCCGGGACTACCGTGCCATCATCCGCCTCAACGCCCAGCCCAAGGCACCTTAG
- the LOC100550557 gene encoding caskin-1-like yields the protein MRPLHYAAWQGKKEPMKMVLKAGSSVNIPSDEGQIPLHLAAQHGHYDVSEMLLQHQSNPCIMDNSGKTPLDLACEFGRVGVVQLLLNSNMCAALLEPKPGDTTDPNGTSPLHLAAKNGHIDIIRLLLQAGIDINRQTKAGTALHEAALCGKTDVVRLLLDSGINAHVRNTYNQTALDIVNQFTTSQASKEIKQMLRDASAALQVRAVKDYCNNYDLTSLNVKAGDVITVLEQHADGRWKGCIHDNRTGNDRVGYFPSSLVEAISKRTGSRGADMSPSHLSPSQGGSAAPAPIEEIWVLRKPFTGGDRSSLGSTGSVASARSSGSGQSTGSGAHALHAGSEGVKLLATVLSQKASAQDAAVGDGPAKAQDIPAGACRRPGSTASTAVEN from the exons ATGCGGCCCTTGCACTATGCGGCCTGGCAAGGCAAGAAGGAGCCCATGAAGATGGTGCTGAAGGCAGGCTCCTCTGTGAACATCCCATCAGATGAGGGACAGATCCCCCTGCACCTGGCGGCACAGCACGGGCACTACGACGTG TCTGAAatgctcctgcagcaccagtCCAACCCCTGCATCATGGACAATTCAGGCAAGACGCCCCTGGACTTGGCATGCGAGTTTGGCCGGGTTGGG GTGGTCCAACTGCTCCTGAACAGCAACATGTGTGCGGCGCTGCTGGAGCCTAAGCCAGGGGACACCACCGACCCCAATGGCACCAGCCCTCTGCACCTTGCAGCCAAGAATGGACACATCGACATCATCCG GCTCCTGCTGCAAGCTGGCATTGACATCAACCGGCAGACCAAGGcgggcacagcactgcacgaGGCAGCCCTGTGTGGCAAGACGGACGTGGTGCGGCTCCTGCTGGAT AGTGGAATTAATGCCCACGTTCGGAACACGTACAACCAGACGGCTCTGGACATTGTCAACCAGTTCACCACCAGCCAGGCCAGCAAGGAGATCAAGCAGATGCTGCGGG ATGCCTCAGCTGCACTTCAGGTGCGGGCTGTCAAGGACTATTGCAACAACTACGACCTGACCAGCCTCAATGTGAAAGCTGGAGACGTCATCACT GTGCTGGAGCAGCATGCAGACGGGCGCTGGAAGGGCTGCATCCATGACAATCGGACCGGCAACGACCGCGTGGGCTACTTCCCCTCCAGCCTCGTGGAAGCCATAAGCAAGCGAACAG GGTCCCGCGGGGCTGACATGAGCCCATCCCACCTTTCACCATCGCAGGGTGGATCGGCTGCACCTGCACCCATCGAGGAGATCTGGGTGCTGCGGAAACCTTTCACAG GTGGCGACCGCAGCAGCCTGGGTAGCACGGGCAGCGTGGCCTCAGCCCGCAGCTCCGGGAGTGGGCAGAGCACGGGCAGCGGGGCGCACGCCCTGCATGCTGGCTCCGAGGGCGTCAAG CTGCTGGCAACGGTCCTTTCCCAGAAGGCTTCTGCGCAAGATGCTGCCGTGGGCGATGGGCCGGCCAAGGCGCAGGACATCCCCGCAGGTGCGTGCCGCCGGCCCGGCT CCACTGCGTCCACGGCAGTGGAAAATTAG
- the LOC104913488 gene encoding LOW QUALITY PROTEIN: caskin-1-like (The sequence of the model RefSeq protein was modified relative to this genomic sequence to represent the inferred CDS: inserted 5 bases in 3 codons) yields PPVPPTKELRQPRHGHSVKRASVPPVPGKPRQPFPPTAGHLTPPQTPGKPRPPSPQGPSAPHATAKVKPTPQLLPPGERPASPRSLPQSPTHRGFAYVLPQPTDGEGGPXPGVPVLPVSVPVLCLPPAGEGDEEPGRPKKRAHSLNRYAASDSEQERDELLVPDAGPYATVQRRVGRSHSVRAPAGGDXNVNRSQSFAIRPKKEGPAPPXPKRSSSAISSAGMAEDFPKDGEGEVAAGTPGTEGESRQEQRRASDLGGSVDTGSAGSVRSIAAMLEMSSIGGGARALALQKPPGAGVPGKGPDGYYLQPGAPPGSPERARVATVLATVKHKEAIGLDGEVVNRRRTISGPVTGLVAAARRERADSVRSETGTDGPSERLRAERGGSPDTIPFAEEGNLTIKQRPRALGPARVEAGEGLSPAHRHGDLAKVEASATLKRRIRARQSQQDSVRFILTESDTVKRRPKAKDKEPALEQAPLVVYQNGTGTVKRRPASELSGAETPPTPPPATRPDGPDFTPPPAEPKKPFKPPVSPKPVLTQPAQKVPGPPVPIPKKMPIPSPGSPEVKRVHGTPPPVSPKPTPPPTAPKPPKPHAAIQSVSAGSTPTPSPARQLGATAKPSSTPPSLCSSPAKPLSPGAQPQQVPVKPPRSAIAGPSVDGASPELVQQKLEETSASLAAALQAVEEKIKQEDSQAADSTAEAKSTGSILDDIGSMFDDLADQLDAMLE; encoded by the exons CCCCCCGTGCCACCAACCAAGGAGCTCCGCCAGCCACGGCACGGTCACTCTGTCAAGCGTGCCAGTGTTCCACCGGTGCCCGGCAAACCCCGGCAGCCCTTCCCGCCTACCGCTGGGCACCTGACACCACCGCAGACCCCCGGCAAGCCACGTCCACCCTCCCCACAGGGCCCATCAGCACCCCATGCCACTGCCAAGGTGAAGCCcactccacagctgctgccgCCGGGTGAGCGCCCCGCATCACCCCGCTCCCTGCCCCAGTCTCCCACGCACCGCGGCTTTGCCTACGTCCTTCCGCAGCCCACCGATGGTGAGGGGGGCCC CCCAGGGGTGCCGGTCCTGCCCGTCTCAGTGCCGGTGCTGTGCCTGCCACCAGCAGGCGAGGGTGATGAGGAGCCAGGGAGGCCGAAGAAGCGGGCACATAGCCTGAACCGCTACGCCGCCTCCGACAGCGAGCAGGAGCGGGATGAGCTGCTGGTGCCTGACGCAGGGCCTTATGCTACCGTGCAGCGGCGCGTGGGGCGCAGCCACTCAGTGCGGGCACCTGCTGGTGGTG AAAATGTCAACCGCAGCCAGTCCTTCGCCATCCGCCCCAAGAAGGAAGGGCCCGCCCCACC CCCCAAGCGCTCCAGCTCTGCCATCTCCAGCGCTGGCATGGCCGAGGACTTCCCCAAGGATGGTGAAGGTGAGGTGGCCGCCGGAACCCCTGGCACCGAGGGGGAGAGTCGCCAGGAGCAGCGGCGTGCCAGCGATCTGGGTGGCAGCGTGGACACGGGCAGCGCCGGCAGTGTGCGCAGCATTGCAGCCATGCTGGAGATGTCCTCCATCGGTGGTGGGGCGCGGGCGCTGGCCCTGCAGAAACCACCTGGGGCTGGTGTGCCTGGGAAGGGGCCCGATGGGTACTATCTGCAGCCAGGAGCTCCCCCAGGAAGCCCTGAGCGTGCCCGTGTGGCCACCGTCCTGGCTACTGTCAAGCACAAGGAGGCCATTGGGCTGGATGGGGAGGTTGTGAACCGGCGCCGGACCATCAGCGGTCCTGTCACCGGGCTGGTGGCGGCCGCACGCCGTGAGCGTGCCGACAGTGTGCGCTCCGAGACAGGCACTGATGGCCCCAGCGAGCGTCTGCGGGCTGAGCGTGGTGGCTCTCCAGACACAATCCCCTTTGCTGAGGAGGGCAACCTCACCATCAAGCAGCGACCACGTGCCCTGGGACCAGCCCGGGTGGAGGCAGGCGAAGGGCTGTCCCCAGCACACCGCCATGGGGACCTGGCCAAGGTGGAGGCCAGTGCCACACTCAAGAGGCGCATCCGTGCCCGGCAGAGCCAGCAGGACAGCGTCCGCTTCATCCTCACTGAGTCTGACACTGTCAAGCGCCGGCCCAAGGCCAAGGACAAGGAGCCAGCGCTGGAGCAAGCCCCTCTTGTCGTCTACCAGAATGGCACCGGCACTGTCAAGCGGCGGCCGGCCTCAGAGCTGAGTGGAGCTGAGACTCCCCCAACCCCGCCGCCTGCCACCCGCCCCGATGGCCCTGACTTCACCCCACCGCCTGCCGAGCCCAAGAAACCCTTCAAGCCACCGGTGTCCCCCAAGCCTGTGCTAACACAGCCAGCGCAGAAGGTCCCTGGGCCGCCAGTGCCCATCCCCAAAAAGATGCCCATCCCAAGCCCAGGCAGCCCAG AGGTGAAGCGGGTCCATGGCACACCACCCCCGGTATCCCCCAAGCCCACACCACCCCCTACAGCCCCCAAGCCCCCCAAACCCCATGCCGCCATCCAGTCGGTGAGTGCGGGCTCCACGCCAACTCCGTCCCCTGCCCGGCAGCTGGGCGCTACTGCCAAGCCCTCCAGCACACCACCCTCActctgctccagccctgccaAGCCCCTCTCACCTGGCGCTCAGCCCCAGCAGGTGCCAGTGAAACCGCCGCGTTCCGCTATCGCCGGACCCTCTGTTGACGGTGCCAGCCCTGAGCTGGTGCAGCAAAAGCTGGAGGAGACCAGCGCATCCCTGGCTGCTGCGCTGCAGGCTGTGGAGGAGAAAATCAAGCAGGAGGACAGCCAAGCAGCAGA CTCCACTGCAGAGGCCAAGAGCACAGGCAGCATCCTGGATGACATCGGCAGCATGTTCGATGACCTGGCCGACCAGCTGGATGCCATGCTGGAGTGA